A DNA window from Boseongicola sp. contains the following coding sequences:
- a CDS encoding FCD domain-containing protein translates to MNAPNADASKLKDMRAFSGLLSDRVYEVLKSAILSMDFEPGAVLRKGAICDQLGVSRTPVSDAIAKLESEGLVEVIPQSATRVSKMSMTEIREDAFLREALEVSAVEYAAENRSEELLARLARNLRMQVSQVENNDFEEFFKTDQEFHRLILDCCNVLRLHTTIRFVSNHMDRARLLLLPAPGRTSDSVKEHHAIFDAIEAKNPDTARTAMQNHLRQLIKRLEPLEKERPEIFAP, encoded by the coding sequence ATGAACGCACCAAACGCCGACGCCAGCAAACTCAAGGACATGCGCGCCTTCAGCGGTCTTTTGTCCGATCGTGTCTACGAGGTTTTGAAGTCTGCGATCCTATCGATGGACTTTGAACCTGGTGCGGTCCTGCGCAAGGGTGCGATATGCGACCAGCTTGGGGTGTCACGAACGCCCGTCTCTGATGCTATCGCCAAACTTGAATCCGAAGGTTTGGTCGAGGTCATTCCCCAATCCGCCACTCGCGTCTCGAAGATGTCGATGACCGAAATTCGCGAAGATGCTTTCTTGCGCGAAGCTCTCGAAGTCTCTGCCGTTGAATATGCCGCCGAAAACCGCTCGGAAGAACTTTTGGCACGCCTCGCCCGTAATTTGCGCATGCAAGTCTCGCAGGTTGAAAACAACGACTTCGAAGAATTTTTTAAAACCGATCAGGAATTTCACCGCCTGATTTTGGATTGCTGCAACGTCCTGCGTCTGCACACAACAATTCGGTTTGTCTCCAACCATATGGACCGCGCCCGCCTTCTGTTGCTTCCAGCACCGGGACGCACGTCTGACTCTGTCAAGGAACACCACGCCATCTTCGATGCAATCGAGGCCAAAAACCCCGACACAGCCCGGACCGCCATGCAAAACCACCTTCGCCAGCTTATCAAACGGCTTGAGCCACTGGAAAAAGAGCGCCCCGAAATCTTCGCACCGTAA
- a CDS encoding amidohydrolase family protein gives MTRIDAHQHFWALERGDYGWLTPELKTIYRDFLPNDLAPLLANHGINGTVLVQAAPTVAETCFMLSLADETPFIKGVVGWVDFEDPAAPETIADLAADDALVGLRPMIQDIEDVDWMLRDDLAPVFQALINNDLTFDALTLPPHLPNLKTLLSRHPDMRVVIDHASKPFIRDQITEGWAQDMTDLAGSTSAYCKVSGMVTEAAENWTTEDLKPYVDHLLTCFGPDRLIWGSDWPVCTLAATYDQWAKSTTSLLEGLSPDEIAAIMGGNARAAYKLPND, from the coding sequence GTGACCCGGATCGACGCGCACCAGCATTTCTGGGCGCTCGAACGCGGCGACTATGGCTGGCTCACCCCCGAACTGAAGACAATCTATCGCGACTTTCTACCCAATGACCTTGCGCCTTTACTGGCGAACCACGGCATCAATGGCACCGTGTTGGTCCAGGCTGCCCCCACGGTTGCCGAAACCTGTTTTATGTTGTCCTTGGCCGATGAAACGCCTTTCATCAAAGGCGTTGTAGGCTGGGTCGATTTCGAAGACCCAGCTGCTCCCGAAACTATCGCCGATCTGGCCGCTGACGATGCCCTCGTCGGCTTGCGTCCCATGATCCAGGACATCGAAGATGTCGACTGGATGCTGCGCGACGATCTCGCCCCGGTCTTCCAGGCGCTCATCAATAACGACCTGACCTTCGACGCCCTCACCCTGCCCCCGCATCTTCCAAACCTCAAAACACTTCTCAGCCGTCACCCCGATATGCGAGTCGTCATCGACCACGCCTCCAAACCCTTCATTCGCGATCAGATCACTGAAGGCTGGGCCCAGGATATGACCGATCTGGCAGGGTCTACCTCTGCCTACTGCAAGGTTTCCGGCATGGTGACCGAAGCAGCCGAAAACTGGACCACCGAAGATCTGAAGCCATATGTCGACCACCTGCTAACTTGCTTCGGCCCCGACCGCCTGATCTGGGGCAGCGACTGGCCCGTTTGCACTTTGGCTGCAACTTATGATCAATGGGCCAAATCCACCACTTCCCTGCTGGAAGGGCTTTCGCCTGACGAAATTGCCGCCATAATGGGTGGAAACGCACGCGCTGCGTACAAGCTGCCCAACGACTAA
- a CDS encoding ribose ABC transporter, giving the protein MLRNIDPILSPDLLHALAAMGHGDEIVIADANYPAESAPPICIRADGSDASAILRAVLSIMPLDSFVDDPATTMQVVGDPDAVPDAVKDFQKVIDETADNPAQIVSLERFHFYDRAATAFAVVQTGERRLYGNIILKKGVIE; this is encoded by the coding sequence ATGCTACGCAATATTGACCCCATCCTGTCACCGGATCTGCTTCACGCACTCGCGGCCATGGGTCATGGCGACGAAATCGTGATTGCTGACGCCAACTATCCCGCAGAAAGCGCGCCGCCAATCTGCATTCGCGCCGATGGCTCGGACGCCAGCGCCATTCTAAGGGCAGTTCTCAGTATAATGCCGCTCGACAGCTTCGTTGATGACCCGGCGACCACAATGCAGGTTGTCGGTGATCCCGATGCAGTGCCGGACGCCGTCAAAGACTTTCAAAAGGTCATAGATGAAACTGCCGATAACCCGGCGCAGATCGTCAGCCTTGAACGCTTCCATTTTTATGATCGCGCCGCAACCGCCTTTGCTGTCGTCCAGACAGGCGAGCGTCGCCTTTACGGGAACATCATCTTGAAGAAAGGCGTGATCGAGTGA
- a CDS encoding aldo/keto reductase, whose product MKPSDKVLLNKRTKVPVPVTRMGFGGAPLGNLYRVISEEDAQSALQAAYDAGIRYFDTAPQYGLGLSEGRFGQALNRFGDEAVKLSTKVGRLLVDCDPEDVTPEAFIGVPQKRIVFDYTYDGVMRSFEASKSRLNYDRIDILLVHDVDVFSQGSQEASDAKVRELFDQGGYRALSELRDAGEVSAIGAGVNEWQVCEKLLGLGDFDGFLLAGRYTLLKQEALNSFLPLCIERDVGIILGGPYNSGILATGPIPGAKYNYADAPEDILERTRKIQTVCQAHDTELITAALQFALGHPAITTVIPGAVNATEVAANVAIMETPIPSALWSDLKGEGLIRSDAPTP is encoded by the coding sequence ATGAAACCAAGCGACAAAGTCCTTCTGAACAAGCGCACCAAAGTGCCGGTCCCTGTTACACGCATGGGATTTGGCGGCGCACCACTGGGCAACCTTTACCGCGTAATTTCCGAAGAAGATGCCCAGTCTGCATTGCAAGCTGCCTACGACGCTGGCATCCGCTATTTCGACACCGCCCCGCAATATGGCCTGGGGCTGTCCGAGGGACGGTTTGGTCAGGCCCTGAACCGCTTCGGCGACGAAGCCGTAAAGCTCTCTACCAAAGTCGGCCGCCTTCTCGTGGATTGCGACCCCGAAGACGTCACGCCCGAGGCATTCATAGGCGTGCCGCAAAAGCGGATAGTTTTCGACTATACCTACGACGGCGTCATGCGCTCTTTCGAGGCAAGTAAATCCCGCCTCAACTATGACCGCATCGACATTTTGTTGGTGCACGATGTCGATGTCTTCAGTCAGGGCAGCCAGGAAGCCAGCGATGCAAAAGTGCGCGAACTGTTCGATCAGGGCGGCTACCGCGCATTAAGCGAACTGCGCGATGCCGGCGAAGTCTCGGCCATTGGCGCAGGTGTCAACGAATGGCAGGTCTGTGAAAAACTCCTTGGTCTGGGCGATTTCGACGGATTCCTGCTCGCCGGTCGCTACACCCTCTTAAAACAAGAAGCTCTGAACTCTTTCCTGCCTCTGTGCATTGAACGCGACGTGGGCATCATCCTCGGCGGGCCTTACAATTCAGGCATCCTTGCGACTGGCCCAATTCCTGGCGCTAAATACAACTATGCCGATGCGCCGGAAGACATTCTTGAACGCACCCGCAAGATCCAAACCGTCTGTCAGGCTCATGACACCGAACTCATTACAGCCGCGTTGCAATTCGCCCTAGGGCATCCCGCGATAACAACCGTCATTCCCGGTGCGGTGAACGCAACCGAAGTGGCGGCCAACGTCGCCATAATGGAAACGCCTATCCCATCCGCGCTATGGTCCGATCTGAAGGGCGAAGGTCTAATTCGCTCTGACGCGCCCACGCCATAG
- a CDS encoding carbohydrate kinase produces MSDQKIIAIGGENLIDRVQTGAQDGQTTFANNPGGSPFNVAMAVARQDGVAHYLTPISTDDMGDLLAERLINSGVHIAAPRRDEPTSLAIVTLNNGIPDYEFRRTGTAERCVTEASIAAAQPPGTAVFHIGSLALIEGDDARAWEAAANTASANGQMVSLDPNVRTSLIHDHENYRARLMRLFHTADLVKLSDEDLEYFYPDTPLQSAWESLCNTSPAALIVLTKGPDGAQAYNGDHHVSIAAPKVPDLKDTIGAGDTFMGTLLATLTASDTLTKDKLKGLDDAMLKTLLTRAAQAAALNCAQEGCNPPTLTELDAALV; encoded by the coding sequence ATGTCAGACCAGAAGATCATCGCCATCGGCGGGGAAAACCTTATTGACCGCGTTCAAACAGGCGCGCAAGACGGCCAAACAACTTTCGCCAACAACCCCGGCGGCTCACCGTTCAACGTCGCCATGGCCGTCGCCCGTCAAGACGGTGTCGCGCATTACCTGACACCAATCTCCACCGATGACATGGGCGACCTTTTGGCCGAACGGTTGATAAATTCAGGCGTTCATATCGCCGCCCCTCGCCGCGACGAACCGACGTCGCTGGCCATCGTCACTTTGAACAATGGTATACCGGATTACGAGTTTCGCCGTACCGGCACAGCTGAACGCTGCGTGACCGAAGCCAGCATCGCCGCCGCGCAACCGCCGGGCACCGCCGTCTTCCACATCGGCTCGCTCGCCTTGATCGAAGGGGATGACGCCCGCGCCTGGGAAGCCGCCGCCAATACAGCCAGCGCAAATGGCCAAATGGTGTCACTCGACCCGAATGTGCGAACCTCGCTCATCCATGATCACGAAAACTATCGCGCCCGTCTGATGCGCCTCTTCCACACCGCCGATCTGGTCAAACTCAGCGATGAAGACCTTGAATACTTCTACCCCGACACACCCCTGCAATCCGCATGGGAAAGCCTGTGCAACACCTCGCCCGCTGCCCTTATCGTCCTGACAAAAGGCCCCGACGGCGCACAAGCCTATAACGGCGACCATCACGTCAGTATCGCTGCCCCCAAGGTTCCCGATCTGAAGGACACCATCGGCGCGGGCGACACATTCATGGGCACGCTTCTTGCCACACTGACCGCTTCTGACACTCTGACTAAAGACAAACTCAAGGGTCTCGATGACGCAATGCTCAAAACCCTCCTGACCCGCGCGGCCCAAGCCGCTGCGCTTAATTGCGCACAAGAGGGCTGTAACCCGCCAACACTCACTGAACTCGATGCGGCGCTGGTCTAG
- a CDS encoding altronate dehydratase, with protein MLVDIKFQSSYLFEDDYLNSSHARGALDAVNNTSGTIRLHANDNVVIALRDLVAGETFADVEAPLVSKIGRGHKVAAEAITAGSSVYRYGQIIGQAKSDIAPGEHVHGHNLGMGDHQQDYAHASAAVALPKISEKREFQGYHRADGRVGTRNYVGILTTVNCSGSVARFIAEAAEKSGLLDEFPNVDGVVPIVHGTGCGMSLRHEGFATLFRTLSGYVQHPNFAGVLLIGLGCEVMQLSELVGGRAIRPDGELRYMTIQNEGGTRRTIERGLAELRGVLEIANLSVRAPAQASEITVGMQCGGSDGYSGITANPALGYASDLLVRHGGTTILSETSEIYGAEHLLTRRAETVEVGEKLIERIRWWEDYTAKNDGEMDNNPSPGNKRGGLTTILEKSLGATAKGGTAPLRDVYKFGARVDKKGFVFMDSPGFDPCSVTGQVASGSNIIVFTTGRGSVSGFKPSPCIKLATNSEMYARMKDDMDLNCGDIVTDGVSIEAKGEELFELILRIASGEQTRSEELGFGGAEFVPWQMGAVM; from the coding sequence ATGTTAGTTGACATAAAATTTCAGTCAAGTTACTTGTTTGAGGACGATTACCTGAACTCCAGCCATGCGAGGGGCGCGTTGGACGCAGTTAATAACACTTCGGGCACCATTCGGCTTCATGCAAACGACAACGTTGTCATAGCGTTACGCGATCTGGTGGCTGGTGAGACATTTGCAGATGTAGAGGCACCATTGGTGTCGAAGATCGGACGGGGCCACAAAGTGGCGGCTGAGGCGATCACTGCGGGCAGTAGTGTTTATCGATATGGCCAGATCATTGGGCAAGCAAAATCCGATATAGCGCCGGGCGAACACGTTCACGGGCACAATCTGGGGATGGGAGATCATCAACAGGATTATGCCCATGCCAGTGCTGCTGTTGCTTTGCCGAAGATTTCTGAAAAACGGGAGTTTCAGGGATATCACCGTGCTGATGGCCGGGTGGGCACGCGAAACTATGTTGGCATTCTGACAACCGTGAACTGCTCGGGGTCTGTGGCCCGCTTCATAGCTGAGGCTGCTGAAAAATCGGGGTTGCTGGACGAATTTCCCAATGTCGACGGTGTGGTGCCGATTGTGCATGGAACCGGGTGCGGCATGTCGCTGCGCCATGAAGGCTTTGCAACGTTGTTTCGGACGTTGTCGGGTTATGTGCAGCATCCGAATTTTGCCGGTGTCTTGCTTATTGGTCTTGGCTGCGAAGTTATGCAACTTTCAGAGCTGGTTGGCGGACGTGCTATCCGCCCTGACGGTGAACTTCGGTATATGACGATCCAGAACGAAGGCGGCACACGTCGCACCATTGAACGTGGGTTGGCCGAGCTGCGTGGCGTTTTGGAGATTGCCAATTTGTCGGTGCGGGCACCCGCGCAAGCATCTGAAATAACAGTTGGCATGCAATGTGGCGGTTCGGATGGGTATTCCGGGATCACTGCCAACCCTGCGCTGGGCTATGCCTCGGATTTGCTGGTGCGCCATGGGGGCACGACCATTTTATCGGAAACATCCGAGATTTATGGGGCGGAGCATTTGCTGACGCGGCGGGCCGAAACGGTGGAGGTCGGTGAAAAGCTGATCGAGCGAATTCGGTGGTGGGAGGATTACACCGCTAAAAACGACGGCGAGATGGATAACAACCCAAGCCCCGGCAACAAGCGCGGTGGGTTAACGACGATTTTGGAGAAATCCCTGGGCGCGACCGCCAAGGGCGGCACTGCACCCTTGCGGGATGTCTACAAGTTTGGCGCGCGCGTCGACAAGAAGGGCTTCGTCTTTATGGACAGCCCCGGCTTTGATCCCTGTTCGGTGACCGGGCAGGTGGCATCAGGGTCCAACATTATTGTCTTCACGACGGGCCGAGGCTCGGTTTCCGGGTTCAAGCCGTCACCCTGCATCAAGCTGGCGACCAATTCGGAAATGTATGCCCGCATGAAGGATGACATGGATCTGAACTGCGGAGACATCGTGACTGACGGCGTTTCAATTGAAGCGAAGGGTGAAGAATT
- a CDS encoding S8 family serine peptidase, which yields MPTYEWVARNANYEGTIVDPYTEFLRLSRNLNPDGQAWQPQANGKHLCLRLRTFDEGPGNLPFSAKALKWDHGDRRYGVELVDYDADAADPDDLFDVAGGGGGNANEVAPAYAHLAPLLADALPMVPRPNNVANYDAPDGVDGSKAVIIAVIDDYANIAHERFRDAHGNPRVDFVWVQDGAAKQQGQSNVMFGKEIARQDIAAALAGGNEKEALRALGYGDFEKSPPVPLSKRFSHGTAVLDKIGGADPADADGVNRRLISVQLPQLTTVESSGAYYSLFAVAGLRYIFDRATAMAKELRTAPGEKIPLIINFSYGIAGGPHNGQHLIERMIDQIVAAGDLATADVGPVLVPIPAGNRFLLDGHAHAVSDGTGPTELSLNWVAQPQDESPNYLEFWVPKTAAAAGFDLRVTSPDATAVSEIHQVLALDEQVDDLDYTSVAFVLRAAGGGASDITGRISVDRINTHTLDPSTATGSGDKIRILVALGPSYPAKSQGARLPSGIWKVEAKIALAEGEAIEAWVQRDDRPPGYIRQGRQSYLERRDEPDVRDRGDLAEHIGRMPEGAGLNRYGTVSGMATGNAVIRVGASRYTEDHLPTKDYHMPSLYSGAGSGTTVDVDLVAPGDRSRVFGGLMCATSLSGAGMAINGTSVAAPIVGRMLADYLQAAGRGASAAQVRSDFLASRTIQGVNLPDTPAGRALHDPDLRNYRGRLRVPDAAYLKLRYDLRR from the coding sequence ATGCCGACATATGAATGGGTCGCACGGAATGCCAATTATGAGGGCACGATTGTTGATCCTTACACCGAGTTCCTGAGGCTATCACGGAACTTAAATCCTGATGGGCAAGCCTGGCAGCCGCAAGCGAATGGCAAGCATTTGTGCCTGCGATTGCGCACCTTTGATGAGGGGCCGGGTAATCTGCCGTTTTCGGCGAAGGCATTGAAATGGGATCATGGTGATCGTCGCTATGGCGTGGAATTGGTGGACTACGATGCTGATGCTGCCGACCCGGACGACTTATTTGACGTTGCGGGCGGGGGCGGGGGTAACGCAAACGAAGTGGCACCGGCTTATGCCCATCTGGCACCGCTTTTGGCCGATGCATTGCCGATGGTACCGCGCCCGAACAATGTTGCGAATTATGACGCGCCGGATGGTGTGGACGGGAGCAAGGCAGTCATCATCGCGGTGATTGATGATTATGCAAACATCGCGCATGAGCGGTTTCGCGATGCCCATGGCAATCCCCGAGTGGACTTTGTCTGGGTTCAGGATGGTGCGGCGAAACAACAGGGCCAGTCGAACGTAATGTTCGGCAAAGAGATTGCTCGCCAAGATATTGCCGCCGCGCTGGCTGGAGGGAACGAAAAAGAGGCGCTGCGCGCTCTAGGCTATGGGGATTTTGAGAAGTCGCCGCCGGTGCCACTGTCAAAACGGTTCAGCCACGGGACTGCGGTTTTGGACAAGATCGGAGGAGCGGATCCGGCCGATGCTGATGGTGTGAATCGGCGTTTGATTTCCGTTCAATTGCCGCAACTGACGACGGTGGAATCTTCGGGGGCCTACTACAGCCTGTTTGCGGTTGCAGGGCTTCGTTACATTTTTGACCGTGCAACGGCCATGGCAAAGGAACTTCGAACTGCGCCCGGCGAGAAGATCCCGCTGATTATCAACTTCAGCTACGGCATCGCGGGGGGGCCACATAATGGCCAGCATTTGATTGAGAGGATGATTGATCAGATTGTGGCGGCTGGTGATTTGGCGACGGCGGATGTGGGGCCGGTTTTGGTGCCCATTCCTGCGGGCAATCGGTTTTTGCTGGATGGTCATGCACATGCTGTTTCCGACGGAACTGGCCCGACAGAACTATCGCTGAATTGGGTCGCGCAGCCGCAGGATGAATCACCAAATTATCTGGAATTCTGGGTGCCGAAGACGGCAGCAGCCGCTGGATTTGACCTACGGGTGACTTCCCCGGATGCAACGGCAGTGAGCGAGATTCATCAAGTTTTGGCTCTGGACGAGCAGGTTGATGATTTGGACTACACCTCGGTTGCCTTTGTTCTTCGGGCCGCAGGAGGTGGTGCAAGTGACATCACCGGGCGTATCAGTGTGGACCGGATCAACACGCATACGCTTGATCCTTCGACTGCAACTGGAAGCGGCGACAAAATAAGGATTCTGGTGGCCTTGGGGCCATCATACCCGGCAAAGTCCCAGGGTGCGCGTTTGCCGTCCGGTATCTGGAAAGTCGAAGCCAAAATTGCGCTGGCAGAGGGCGAGGCGATTGAGGCCTGGGTGCAGCGGGATGACCGACCGCCGGGGTATATCCGGCAGGGTCGTCAATCGTATCTGGAGCGGCGCGACGAACCGGATGTGAGAGACCGTGGCGATTTGGCCGAGCATATCGGGCGGATGCCCGAAGGCGCGGGGTTGAACCGCTATGGAACCGTGAGCGGTATGGCAACGGGTAATGCCGTCATTCGGGTCGGTGCGAGCCGCTATACCGAAGACCACCTGCCGACCAAGGACTATCATATGCCATCGCTTTATTCGGGGGCTGGTTCCGGGACGACGGTGGATGTGGATTTGGTGGCACCGGGGGACCGGTCGCGCGTGTTCGGTGGGCTGATGTGCGCCACGAGTTTGAGCGGAGCCGGCATGGCGATCAACGGCACCAGCGTTGCTGCCCCGATCGTTGGGCGAATGTTGGCGGATTATCTGCAAGCGGCTGGACGGGGTGCAAGCGCGGCGCAGGTGCGCAGCGACTTTCTGGCAAGCCGGACCATTCAGGGCGTTAATTTGCCGGATACGCCTGCAGGTCGCGCGTTACATGATCCCGATCTGCGCAACTATCGTGGCAGATTGCGGGTTCCGGATGCGGCGTATTTGAAACTGAGGTATGATCTGCGGCGTTAA